A genomic segment from Syntrophotalea acetylenivorans encodes:
- a CDS encoding SLC13 family permease, whose translation MEIVLVLLILLMAVVLFASEWLPIDLTSLLILLALATTGLVSVEEAFSGFSNPAVITVAAMFIISAGISHTGAMSRVGERMIRLASDSESRLVAVIMATVALFSAFINNIGATAVLMPVVTGIARKLNTSPSKLLMPLAFGSLLGGVCTLIGTPPNILMNALLQQYSGESFAMFDFAPIGLVIAVSGILYMVLVGRKLLPVRKAGKLTEEYQVKEYITEVEILAKSPIIGQTIARSRLTQDFNLKIRAIIRGQQKIPQPHGNSKLREGDVLFLEGNPEGILKVMKAKGLELIPERDNPPPKKDTEEMVVVEASLTTNSDLVGRTLSQVSFHESHGLNVLALWRQGAPVVRQVDRVILKFGDVLLLQGPLKRVLHLGRGHGFLLLGGVPPVPYRPRRAPLALFILVMVILLAAFGGLPIMLAASLGAAFMVLARCLTVQEAYESVDWRIILLIAGTLPLGLAMENSGAAQLISEQVLRVVGPFGPWVVLAAFFLLTSMLTELMSHAATAVLIAPIAYHAALELGVDPKPFFMAVAIAASSCFMTPVSHQSNALVMGPGGYRFFDYTRVGAPLNLLIWIFGSLLIPLLFPF comes from the coding sequence ATGGAAATCGTCCTGGTTCTGCTGATTCTGCTGATGGCTGTGGTTCTGTTTGCCAGCGAATGGCTGCCGATAGACCTGACCAGCCTGCTGATTCTACTGGCTCTGGCAACAACCGGACTGGTGTCGGTGGAAGAAGCATTTTCCGGTTTCAGCAACCCTGCTGTTATTACCGTAGCGGCGATGTTTATTATCAGTGCCGGCATCTCCCATACCGGTGCCATGAGTCGGGTCGGCGAACGCATGATCCGCCTGGCCTCTGACAGCGAATCGCGGCTGGTCGCCGTCATCATGGCCACGGTTGCCCTCTTTTCCGCCTTCATCAACAACATCGGCGCTACTGCGGTACTCATGCCGGTTGTCACCGGCATCGCCCGTAAACTCAACACCAGCCCTTCCAAGCTGTTGATGCCTCTCGCCTTCGGCTCTCTTCTCGGGGGCGTCTGCACACTGATCGGTACTCCACCGAATATCCTTATGAACGCCCTGTTGCAACAGTACAGCGGCGAATCCTTTGCCATGTTCGATTTCGCCCCCATCGGCCTGGTAATTGCCGTAAGCGGCATTCTGTATATGGTTTTAGTCGGCCGCAAACTTTTGCCCGTACGCAAGGCCGGCAAGTTAACCGAAGAATATCAGGTTAAGGAATACATCACCGAGGTTGAGATCCTGGCTAAATCGCCCATCATAGGCCAGACCATTGCCCGCAGTCGCCTGACCCAGGATTTCAACCTGAAAATTCGGGCCATTATTCGCGGTCAGCAAAAAATTCCGCAACCGCACGGCAACAGCAAACTGCGAGAGGGAGATGTGCTGTTTCTGGAAGGGAACCCGGAAGGGATTCTGAAGGTGATGAAAGCCAAAGGGCTGGAGTTGATACCGGAGCGGGACAATCCGCCACCGAAGAAGGACACGGAAGAGATGGTCGTGGTCGAAGCGTCACTGACCACCAATAGCGATCTGGTCGGACGCACCCTGAGCCAGGTTAGTTTTCACGAAAGTCACGGTCTTAACGTCCTGGCACTGTGGCGCCAAGGCGCACCAGTGGTTCGGCAAGTCGACAGGGTCATTCTCAAGTTTGGGGATGTTTTGCTGCTGCAAGGGCCCCTCAAGAGGGTTTTGCATCTCGGACGGGGTCACGGCTTTCTGCTGCTGGGCGGCGTGCCACCGGTTCCCTACAGGCCGCGAAGGGCGCCTCTGGCTCTGTTTATTTTAGTGATGGTCATTCTCCTGGCTGCCTTCGGTGGCCTGCCAATCATGCTCGCCGCCAGCCTCGGCGCGGCCTTCATGGTCTTGGCGCGCTGTCTGACCGTGCAGGAAGCCTACGAAAGTGTCGACTGGCGCATTATCCTGCTGATCGCCGGCACCCTGCCCCTCGGGCTGGCCATGGAAAACAGCGGCGCCGCCCAACTGATCTCCGAGCAAGTGCTCAGAGTGGTCGGCCCCTTTGGCCCGTGGGTGGTGCTGGCCGCCTTCTTTTTACTTACATCCATGCTGACCGAGCTTATGAGTCATGCGGCGACAGCAGTTCTCATCGCACCGATCGCCTACCATGCCGCCCTGGAGCTGGGAGTCGATCCCAAACCTTTCTTCATGGCCGTCGCCATCGCTGCTTCCTCCTGCTTCATGACCCCTGTCAGCCACCAATCCAACGCTCTGGTAATGGGACCGGGCGGCTACCGTTTCTTCGACTACACCCGGGTCGGTGCTCCCCTCAATCTGCTGATCTGGATATTCGGCTCTCTGCTGATCCCCCTATTGTTTCCATTCTGA
- the lipB gene encoding lipoyl(octanoyl) transferase LipB, whose product MEVKNLGSLAYAESYALQERLAVEVYAGRAPETLLLLEHPPVYTVGRSGNLHNVLDPKVETIAVNRGGDVTFHCPGQLVGYPIIDLNRRRRDLHHYLRFLEEVLIQVAADFNVVAWRREGATGIWTEKGKLASIGAGARRWITMHGFALNVCNDLEGFKRINPCGIVDCAMVSLMLVGARSLDMERVKNRTASHFQNLLQRWLPLNAGSGG is encoded by the coding sequence TTGGAAGTTAAAAATCTTGGTTCTCTGGCATATGCTGAGTCTTACGCACTGCAAGAACGATTAGCTGTCGAAGTGTATGCCGGCCGAGCACCGGAGACGCTGCTGTTGCTTGAACATCCCCCCGTTTATACCGTTGGGCGAAGCGGAAACCTGCACAACGTTCTGGATCCGAAGGTGGAGACGATAGCCGTCAACCGTGGTGGGGATGTGACGTTTCACTGTCCGGGGCAGTTGGTTGGTTATCCCATCATTGATTTGAACCGTCGGCGGCGTGACCTACACCACTACCTACGTTTCCTCGAAGAAGTGTTGATCCAAGTGGCGGCCGATTTCAATGTTGTTGCATGGCGTCGGGAAGGGGCGACAGGAATCTGGACCGAAAAGGGCAAGCTCGCCTCCATCGGTGCCGGTGCCCGGCGCTGGATTACCATGCATGGATTTGCCCTGAACGTTTGCAATGATCTAGAAGGATTCAAGCGAATCAATCCCTGTGGAATTGTCGATTGCGCCATGGTCTCCCTGATGTTGGTGGGAGCTCGCTCTCTTGATATGGAGAGGGTTAAAAATCGTACCGCCAGCCATTTTCAGAATTTGCTCCAACGCTGGTTGCCTTTAAATGCTGGTAGCGGTGGATGA
- a CDS encoding radical SAM protein — protein MIYFHYHEPVFRPPSEANSLIFQATIGCSHNRCTFCGMYKNKRFQLRPVEEVVREINLVPAAHRASIRRVFLADGDALIYPVAGLTEILLALGEAFPQLTRVSCYASPQSLAGKSSEDLAQLRDHKLRLLYFGLESGDPITLEAVNKGYTAQAMLGQCRKARQAGLKLSVTAILGLAGKQRSRQHAQATARWVTELSPEYFSLLTLFSRHNDDFLRGIVPLTQGEMLEEIREMLGHLRPERTILRSNHVSNLLQLAGSYPKDRQRLKNEVDEALTYARQDRDWYDALPGYAESL, from the coding sequence ATGATTTATTTTCATTACCATGAGCCAGTTTTCCGGCCGCCAAGCGAGGCCAATAGTCTGATTTTTCAGGCTACCATTGGTTGTTCTCATAACCGTTGTACCTTTTGCGGCATGTATAAGAACAAACGCTTTCAGTTGCGCCCGGTGGAAGAGGTTGTACGGGAGATCAACCTTGTGCCTGCTGCGCATCGAGCCAGCATTCGACGAGTCTTTCTCGCGGACGGCGATGCCCTGATTTATCCTGTTGCCGGGCTCACCGAGATACTTCTTGCCCTGGGCGAAGCCTTCCCGCAACTCACCAGGGTGTCTTGTTATGCCTCCCCCCAAAGTCTGGCAGGAAAAAGCTCAGAAGATCTGGCGCAATTGCGGGACCACAAGTTGCGCCTGCTCTATTTCGGCCTTGAAAGCGGTGATCCCATTACCCTGGAGGCGGTTAACAAGGGCTACACCGCGCAGGCAATGTTGGGTCAATGCCGCAAGGCCCGTCAGGCCGGGCTCAAACTTTCCGTGACAGCCATTCTTGGTCTCGCCGGGAAGCAACGCAGTCGTCAACATGCTCAGGCGACAGCCCGCTGGGTGACGGAGTTGTCGCCCGAATATTTCTCCCTGTTGACTCTCTTCAGTCGCCATAACGATGATTTCCTACGCGGTATTGTTCCCCTTACCCAGGGCGAGATGTTGGAGGAAATTCGCGAAATGCTCGGGCATCTGCGACCCGAACGAACTATTTTACGTTCCAACCACGTTTCCAATTTACTTCAGTTGGCAGGTAGCTATCCCAAAGACCGCCAGCGGTTAAAGAACGAAGTGGATGAGGCTCTGACATATGCTCGCCAAGACCGTGACTGGTACGATGCTTTGCCTGGTTATGCCGAGAGTTTATAG
- a CDS encoding rhomboid family intramembrane serine protease, producing the protein MFLPYGDTPNPPGIPYINNLLIAINIGVFLFLTLPLSFSRPDLNDPLLLDYLQAMGARGYVSAEQVLQQVSAYDLVVFRYGFRPGSASLLTLFSSMFLHGGWMHLAGNMLFLWIFGDNVEQRLGRVRYLLGYLAAGAAATLFFALFVPDSQIPLVGASGAISGVLGCYFLWFPRNQVKTFVFLFPLLMNTFYLPARLVLGFYLVLDNLIPFLINGGRASGVAHGAHIGGFVFGLAMAWGFNRWQGVQAIRQGDTVDSGPPSRPSFAGGAVKQDPASILFEELQAGHYGRAAHLYLGLDSQAERLAVAPEAVLAIGDYLLAQKHYEQALEVFRRFVAERPASMQIDHAYLGAGQAMLHQPRGQLSARQYFLASIDTATTAETARMAREYLRRLDAGESD; encoded by the coding sequence ATGTTTTTGCCTTACGGAGATACCCCCAACCCTCCTGGCATCCCCTACATCAACAACCTGTTGATTGCGATCAACATCGGTGTGTTTCTATTTTTGACCCTGCCCCTCAGCTTCAGTCGTCCGGACCTGAACGATCCTTTGCTGCTCGATTATCTGCAGGCCATGGGGGCCCGGGGTTATGTCTCCGCCGAACAGGTGTTGCAACAGGTTTCTGCCTACGACCTGGTGGTATTTCGTTACGGTTTTCGGCCCGGTTCGGCGAGCCTGCTGACTCTGTTCAGTTCGATGTTTTTACACGGCGGCTGGATGCATCTGGCCGGCAACATGCTGTTTTTGTGGATTTTTGGCGATAACGTCGAACAACGCCTCGGCCGGGTTCGCTACCTGCTCGGTTATCTGGCGGCCGGGGCGGCGGCTACACTGTTTTTTGCACTCTTTGTACCCGATTCGCAGATTCCCCTGGTCGGTGCCTCGGGCGCCATATCCGGCGTACTCGGCTGTTACTTCCTCTGGTTTCCCCGCAACCAGGTCAAAACCTTCGTCTTTCTGTTCCCCCTATTGATGAACACCTTTTATCTTCCCGCCCGCCTGGTGCTCGGTTTCTATCTGGTGCTGGACAATCTGATTCCCTTTTTGATCAACGGCGGCCGCGCTTCGGGGGTGGCCCATGGAGCCCATATCGGTGGTTTTGTGTTCGGTTTGGCTATGGCTTGGGGCTTCAACCGATGGCAGGGAGTGCAGGCGATTCGGCAGGGAGACACTGTTGATTCAGGACCGCCCTCTCGCCCATCCTTCGCTGGGGGAGCAGTGAAACAGGACCCGGCGTCTATCCTTTTTGAGGAATTGCAGGCCGGTCATTATGGTCGGGCTGCTCACCTCTATCTGGGGCTTGACAGCCAGGCAGAGCGCCTGGCCGTAGCACCGGAAGCGGTCTTGGCCATCGGAGATTATTTGCTGGCTCAGAAACATTACGAACAGGCTCTGGAAGTCTTTCGGCGCTTTGTTGCCGAACGTCCTGCAAGCATGCAGATCGATCATGCTTATCTGGGGGCGGGTCAAGCCATGCTTCACCAGCCGCGGGGTCAGCTCAGCGCCCGCCAGTATTTTCTTGCCTCTATCGATACCGCTACTACCGCAGAAACCGCGCGTATGGCGCGGGAATATCTGCGTCGGCTGGATGCCGGTGAATCGGATTGA
- a CDS encoding trimeric intracellular cation channel family protein: MSLLYALDLIGTAAFAASGAWAGIRRDMDLFGVMVLGLVTAIGGGTLRDLLLGDTPPFCLQDEIYLYIAIGVSLATFFLHRRMDLLRHPLLYFDAVGLGTFVVIGTEKALQFETGALSSVLLGVMTATAGGMIRDMLANQVPLILRKEVYASACLAGGVLLVALHHIAAPRPVALLCSAGLVILVRLLAIRFDWALPKAGSR, translated from the coding sequence TTGAGCCTGCTATATGCCCTTGATCTGATCGGCACTGCTGCCTTTGCCGCTTCCGGCGCCTGGGCCGGCATTCGTCGCGATATGGACCTGTTTGGCGTAATGGTTTTGGGACTGGTCACCGCCATTGGCGGAGGAACCCTGCGCGACCTGCTGCTGGGCGACACTCCCCCCTTTTGTCTGCAGGATGAAATCTACCTCTACATCGCTATCGGCGTATCTCTGGCAACATTTTTTCTGCATCGCCGCATGGATCTGCTGCGCCACCCGTTGCTCTATTTCGACGCCGTAGGCCTCGGCACCTTTGTCGTCATCGGTACCGAGAAGGCTTTACAATTTGAAACCGGTGCCCTTAGTTCCGTACTGCTAGGAGTGATGACCGCTACCGCCGGCGGCATGATCCGGGACATGCTGGCCAATCAGGTGCCGCTGATTTTGCGCAAAGAGGTCTATGCGTCGGCCTGCCTGGCCGGAGGAGTGCTACTGGTGGCACTGCATCACATCGCAGCACCGCGGCCCGTCGCTTTGCTGTGTTCTGCCGGGCTGGTCATACTGGTGCGGCTACTGGCGATCCGTTTCGATTGGGCTTTGCCCAAGGCTGGGAGCAGGTAA
- a CDS encoding fumarylacetoacetate hydrolase family protein has translation MHRVLLLGSQKTYRVGKILCVTRNYRAHAAELNNEPPEQPVFFLKPSSSIIGQGETAVIPPCSQNCQHEVELAVLIGKWGKNIPPETAISHVAGYGIAIDLTLRDLQQDLKAKGLPWSMAKGFDTSCPLTDFLPASQVPDPQALDLSLYVNDELRQQGNSSEMIHSIPNLISAASALFSLEEGDILLTGTPAGVGRLISGDLLKAQISQIGTLTINIR, from the coding sequence GTGCATCGGGTACTTCTATTGGGATCGCAGAAAACCTACCGGGTCGGCAAGATCCTCTGCGTCACCCGCAACTACCGGGCTCACGCCGCGGAGCTGAACAATGAGCCGCCCGAACAGCCGGTGTTTTTTCTCAAACCGTCCAGCAGCATCATCGGTCAGGGCGAAACAGCGGTAATCCCCCCCTGCAGTCAAAATTGCCAACACGAGGTGGAACTGGCCGTACTGATTGGCAAGTGGGGAAAGAACATTCCTCCGGAAACAGCCATAAGCCATGTTGCCGGCTATGGCATCGCCATCGACCTGACTCTGCGGGACCTGCAGCAGGATCTCAAAGCTAAGGGACTGCCCTGGAGCATGGCCAAGGGCTTCGATACCAGCTGCCCCCTGACCGACTTCCTGCCGGCCTCACAGGTTCCCGACCCTCAGGCCTTGGACCTTTCTCTGTACGTCAACGATGAACTACGCCAGCAGGGCAACAGTTCTGAGATGATCCATTCCATCCCGAACCTGATCAGCGCCGCCTCGGCCCTCTTTAGTCTCGAAGAAGGTGATATCCTGCTAACCGGCACCCCGGCCGGAGTCGGTCGTTTGATCAGCGGCGACCTACTGAAAGCACAAATCTCCCAAATCGGCACTCTGACCATCAATATTCGCTAG
- the nfi gene encoding deoxyribonuclease V (cleaves DNA at apurinic or apyrimidinic sites): MHFSELHGWDLSSREAIALQKRLAGQISLQEDLPPLLKTVAGVDVSYQRHGELFFAAVVVLCLPDLTVVEQVTACRRTTFPYVPGLLSFRELPVVLEAFRCLQQIPDAVLVDGQGIAHPRRLGLASHLGLWLDLPTVGCAKSRLCGEHGIVGGQRGDRVPLLLDGDEIGAVLTTRSGVKPLYISPGHKISVQSAVQLSLQCGGRYRLPEPTRLAHHLANCARQAREGQD; encoded by the coding sequence GTGCATTTCAGCGAGCTCCATGGTTGGGACCTGTCCAGCCGGGAGGCCATCGCCCTGCAGAAGAGGCTGGCAGGCCAAATCAGTCTGCAAGAGGATCTGCCGCCTTTGCTGAAAACGGTGGCTGGGGTCGATGTTTCTTATCAACGCCATGGTGAGCTGTTCTTCGCCGCAGTCGTGGTGTTGTGTCTGCCCGACCTGACGGTCGTTGAGCAAGTGACTGCCTGTCGGCGGACGACCTTTCCCTATGTGCCCGGTCTGCTATCCTTTCGGGAACTGCCGGTAGTCCTCGAGGCCTTTCGCTGCCTGCAGCAGATCCCCGATGCGGTGCTGGTCGATGGCCAGGGCATCGCCCACCCCCGGCGATTAGGGCTGGCCAGCCATCTAGGTCTGTGGCTCGATCTACCCACCGTCGGTTGCGCCAAGAGCCGTTTATGCGGCGAGCACGGGATTGTTGGCGGTCAGCGCGGCGATCGTGTGCCGTTGCTCCTTGACGGAGATGAAATCGGTGCGGTATTGACCACCCGTAGTGGCGTCAAGCCCCTCTACATATCTCCCGGTCATAAGATCAGTGTCCAAAGCGCCGTTCAATTGTCCCTGCAATGCGGCGGTCGGTACCGTTTACCGGAACCGACTCGTCTGGCGCATCATCTGGCTAATTGTGCCCGGCAGGCAAGGGAGGGGCAGGATTAA